A window of the Isosphaera pallida ATCC 43644 genome harbors these coding sequences:
- a CDS encoding bifunctional NADP-dependent methylenetetrahydromethanopterin dehydrogenase/methylenetetrahydrofolate dehydrogenase: MSEPTVAPKPVKPSILVMLDPDPQPSLFDAVVGIDAGVDHLLRYGGVTVSQVRDLVHGAIFTRGPADLKRTAIFVGGSDVDAAERLMEAVHAAFFSDFRVSTMLDPNGANTTAAAAIRAGLKSLGRDHAQAGPQPLEGIRTAVLGGTGPVGRRVARLAARLGAQVALGSRDLLRARQAIHGIAQAAGLPTDRFTPFDRVEVLSEFAPALVVACGAAGVTLLSTAERDALASSLHVIIDLNAVPPAGVEGVAVTAKDQPLTPSDPNSPRVWGALGVGGLKMKLHRRVVQMLFETSQSTFDAETILDVARTMD; this comes from the coding sequence ATGTCTGAACCGACTGTCGCCCCCAAACCTGTTAAACCGTCGATTCTGGTCATGCTCGACCCCGACCCTCAACCCAGCCTCTTCGACGCAGTGGTGGGAATCGACGCGGGCGTGGATCATCTTCTCCGATATGGCGGCGTCACCGTGTCTCAGGTACGCGACCTGGTGCACGGCGCGATTTTCACCCGCGGCCCGGCCGACCTCAAGCGGACGGCAATCTTTGTGGGCGGATCCGACGTCGACGCGGCCGAGCGTCTCATGGAGGCGGTTCACGCCGCGTTTTTCAGCGACTTTCGAGTCTCGACCATGCTCGACCCCAACGGTGCCAACACCACGGCCGCCGCGGCGATCCGAGCTGGCTTGAAGTCGCTTGGACGGGATCACGCTCAAGCCGGTCCCCAACCCCTTGAGGGAATTCGAACCGCGGTCCTAGGCGGCACCGGTCCGGTTGGGCGACGAGTCGCACGGCTGGCTGCTCGTCTCGGAGCCCAGGTCGCTCTGGGCTCCCGCGACCTCCTGCGAGCGCGTCAAGCCATCCACGGAATCGCCCAGGCCGCTGGTCTACCGACGGATCGCTTCACCCCGTTCGATCGTGTGGAGGTCTTGTCCGAGTTTGCTCCTGCCCTGGTGGTTGCCTGTGGCGCGGCGGGGGTCACCTTGCTGAGCACAGCGGAACGCGACGCTCTGGCGTCTTCGCTTCATGTGATCATCGACCTCAACGCCGTACCGCCAGCCGGGGTCGAAGGGGTTGCTGTCACCGCCAAGGATCAACCACTGACGCCCAGCGATCCGAACTCCCCCCGCGTCTGGGGCGCGTTGGGGGTTGGAGGGTTGAAAATGAAACTCCACCGCCGCGTTGTACAGATGTTGTTCGAAACGTCGCAATCCACGTTCGACGCCGAGACCATCCTCGACGTTGCCCGGACGATGGACTAA
- the asnB gene encoding asparagine synthase (glutamine-hydrolyzing): MCGIAGFVDPPGQVRPRSQAQAILERMTRTLFRRGPDGQGFWIGGPAALGHRRLAIIDRAGGTQPMTNETGSLVVTYNGELYNELDLKPGLIQRGHRFATACDTETLLHLFEEEDIEFVRKLNGMYALALWDAPTQRLILARDPMGQKPLYWTLTPYGSFVFGSEPKALFEHPEVAREIDPDGLARYLVYEYLPAPFSIWRGLNKLPRASVLVWHWNARPDGPPCRPVITTLSGPPIQPARQHEAGRTPCDPSELRQRLITAAARHCRADVPVGVFLSGGVDSSSVAASVVDSGVFGRPDAVRTFSIGFDDPSFDERLHARAVAKALGTTHHERIFTAADLAALVPEVVNWLDEPFGDASILPTHLLCRFAREEVTVALGGDGADELMGGYPTFDAEPVARQFGRLPRPLRRLIQAGGAALPTRHTNFSFDFKVKRFLRGAIEPLPIPLRHQRWLGSFDGPELLDLLVNPPAVDVEAELVARGEALVGSSAWSEDPEAALLAWYQENYLAEDILFKVDRASMAVGLEVRAPFLDAEVLGWVQAIPAHFKRGKATLKRAMAGRLPRTILERPKKGFGLPVARWLREPGPLSDLADNLLSNQAIARRGWFRPDAVQRLLSEHRAGRADHRKPLWTLLALQLWANRWLPD, translated from the coding sequence ATGTGTGGGATCGCTGGTTTCGTGGACCCTCCCGGACAGGTCCGCCCACGTTCGCAAGCCCAGGCGATTCTGGAACGGATGACCCGCACCCTCTTCCGCCGCGGTCCTGATGGCCAGGGATTCTGGATCGGTGGACCCGCCGCCCTGGGCCACCGTCGCCTCGCCATCATCGACCGGGCCGGCGGCACGCAACCGATGACTAACGAAACCGGCTCGCTGGTCGTCACCTACAACGGGGAACTGTACAACGAACTGGACCTCAAGCCCGGTCTGATCCAACGCGGTCACCGCTTCGCCACCGCGTGTGACACCGAAACTCTCCTCCATCTCTTTGAAGAGGAAGACATTGAGTTCGTCCGCAAGCTCAACGGCATGTACGCCCTGGCGCTTTGGGACGCCCCTACCCAACGCTTAATCCTAGCCCGTGACCCGATGGGCCAGAAACCACTTTATTGGACCCTCACGCCTTACGGTTCGTTCGTCTTCGGCTCGGAACCCAAAGCGCTTTTCGAGCATCCCGAGGTCGCCCGGGAAATCGACCCCGACGGATTAGCGCGTTATCTTGTTTATGAGTATTTGCCCGCTCCCTTCTCCATTTGGCGTGGACTCAATAAACTCCCCCGCGCCAGTGTTCTTGTTTGGCATTGGAACGCCCGACCCGACGGCCCGCCCTGCCGACCGGTCATCACCACCCTATCCGGTCCTCCCATCCAACCCGCGAGACAGCACGAGGCGGGACGGACGCCGTGCGATCCTTCGGAATTGCGCCAGCGACTGATCACCGCGGCCGCTCGCCATTGCCGCGCCGACGTGCCCGTGGGAGTGTTCCTCTCCGGCGGGGTCGATTCGTCGAGCGTGGCCGCTTCAGTGGTCGATTCGGGCGTGTTCGGTCGTCCTGACGCGGTTCGGACCTTCTCGATCGGCTTCGACGATCCGAGCTTCGACGAACGCCTTCACGCCCGCGCCGTCGCCAAAGCGTTAGGTACCACCCACCACGAACGCATCTTCACCGCCGCTGACCTGGCGGCGCTGGTTCCTGAGGTCGTCAACTGGCTCGACGAACCGTTTGGCGACGCCTCGATTTTGCCCACCCATTTGCTTTGCCGGTTCGCCCGCGAAGAGGTGACCGTGGCGCTGGGCGGAGACGGTGCCGATGAGTTGATGGGCGGTTATCCCACCTTCGACGCCGAGCCAGTGGCGCGGCAATTTGGTCGGCTGCCACGCCCCCTACGAAGGTTGATCCAGGCCGGTGGAGCCGCCCTGCCAACCCGCCATACCAACTTCAGTTTCGACTTCAAAGTGAAACGGTTTCTCCGAGGCGCGATCGAGCCATTGCCGATTCCGTTGCGCCATCAACGTTGGCTCGGTTCGTTCGATGGTCCCGAATTGCTTGACCTCTTGGTCAATCCCCCTGCTGTCGATGTGGAGGCCGAACTCGTGGCGCGTGGCGAGGCGCTCGTGGGATCGTCTGCCTGGAGCGAGGATCCCGAGGCTGCTCTGCTTGCGTGGTACCAGGAAAACTATTTGGCAGAGGACATCCTCTTCAAGGTCGATCGCGCGTCGATGGCGGTTGGTCTAGAGGTCCGCGCTCCGTTTCTCGACGCCGAAGTGTTGGGTTGGGTTCAAGCGATCCCTGCCCATTTCAAGCGGGGCAAAGCGACGCTCAAACGGGCGATGGCCGGCCGGTTGCCCCGGACAATTCTGGAACGTCCCAAAAAAGGATTTGGTTTGCCGGTCGCTCGTTGGTTAAGGGAGCCGGGACCGCTTTCCGATCTGGCCGACAATCTGCTATCGAACCAGGCGATCGCGCGCCGGGGTTGGTTTCGTCCCGACGCGGTGCAACGCCTCTTGAGCGAGCATCGCGCCGGTCGTGCCGATCACCGCAAACCACTTTGGACCCTTCTGGCGTTGCAACTTTGGGCCAATCGTTGGCTCCCCGACTGA
- a CDS encoding DUF962 domain-containing protein — protein sequence MSTSAPIPPSTPETCSRSEQSSPRDTWRGRLVEKYRRDHQHPINHALHVGVGWPMVGASLLLLPFRPLWSLGLFLGGYAFMFSGHFLFEKNLPTILKHPSTPFVMAWAVTQGLLARIGLGNAVGVVPSETESKR from the coding sequence ATGTCTACCTCCGCTCCCATCCCACCGTCCACTCCCGAAACCTGTTCTCGGAGCGAGCAGTCATCACCCCGCGACACTTGGCGTGGGCGGTTGGTCGAGAAGTATCGCCGCGACCATCAACACCCGATCAACCATGCGTTGCACGTCGGCGTTGGTTGGCCAATGGTCGGGGCGTCGTTGCTGCTGTTGCCGTTTCGTCCGCTTTGGTCGTTGGGCTTGTTTCTCGGCGGCTACGCCTTCATGTTCAGCGGCCATTTCTTGTTTGAAAAGAACCTACCCACGATTCTCAAGCACCCTTCGACCCCCTTCGTCATGGCCTGGGCGGTGACTCAAGGATTGCTAGCACGGATCGGACTGGGCAACGCGGTTGGTGTCGTTCCCAGTGAGACGGAGTCCAAACGCTGA
- a CDS encoding DUF1464 family protein encodes MPRVVGCDPGTSSLDLLLMVEGNVADQVRFEAKELSAADGPARVIERLRMWQPLDLIAGPSGYGAPLVRAGEMTRTLRDEMTLVRADEAGTAVGVRGFGRLLDALLAANDLPVIFTPGGIHLPTVPRWRKVHTIDLGTADKVAVAALALAMNERERREGRAVPERFGVVEFGTAFTSILVLDRGRLVDAQAGTNGPMGLGSAGRWDGESAYLAGSLSKARLFRGGWNDLVASGWSREEATQALVESVVKAVAGLMAVTPMQRLDLSGRGWDHAVVGETLTQALKRLAPVRRLPSLPRAWVKPAAQGAAILADGLAGGDFRSVVAALELETARGSVRDGLLELDRGV; translated from the coding sequence ATGCCGCGCGTGGTGGGTTGCGACCCGGGAACCTCCAGCCTGGATCTTCTTCTGATGGTGGAGGGCAATGTCGCCGACCAGGTCCGGTTCGAGGCCAAGGAATTGAGTGCAGCGGATGGACCCGCGCGGGTGATCGAACGATTGCGAATGTGGCAACCGCTTGATCTGATTGCCGGTCCCTCTGGTTACGGCGCGCCCTTGGTTCGCGCGGGGGAAATGACCCGCACGCTCCGCGATGAGATGACCCTGGTGCGTGCCGACGAGGCGGGAACCGCAGTGGGCGTGAGGGGATTTGGGAGGTTGCTCGACGCCTTGCTCGCCGCGAACGACCTACCGGTGATCTTTACGCCAGGGGGAATTCATCTGCCTACGGTGCCGCGCTGGCGCAAGGTTCACACAATCGATCTCGGAACGGCCGACAAAGTGGCGGTTGCGGCTTTGGCGTTGGCCATGAATGAACGGGAGCGCCGAGAGGGTCGAGCGGTTCCCGAGCGGTTCGGTGTCGTGGAGTTCGGGACGGCCTTCACCTCGATCCTGGTTCTGGACCGGGGTCGCCTGGTAGACGCGCAAGCGGGAACCAACGGCCCGATGGGGTTGGGTTCAGCGGGACGTTGGGATGGGGAGTCGGCGTATTTGGCTGGATCGCTCTCTAAGGCCCGCCTGTTTCGGGGAGGCTGGAACGACCTGGTGGCCTCAGGGTGGAGTCGGGAAGAGGCGACCCAGGCGTTGGTGGAGTCGGTGGTCAAGGCGGTAGCGGGTTTGATGGCGGTGACGCCCATGCAACGGCTTGACCTCTCGGGCCGGGGTTGGGATCATGCCGTGGTGGGCGAAACGTTGACTCAGGCGTTGAAGCGACTCGCGCCTGTGCGTCGTTTGCCCTCGTTGCCGAGAGCGTGGGTCAAACCAGCCGCTCAAGGCGCGGCGATTTTGGCCGATGGTCTGGCGGGAGGCGACTTCAGATCGGTGGTCGCGGCTCTGGAACTGGAAACGGCCCGCGGCTCGGTCCGCGATGGACTCCTCGAACTCGATCGTGGCGTCTAA
- a CDS encoding DMT family transporter yields MILLGMAILGSTTAPAAKLAVAEIPLTVLPVIRFGAAGLLLLVWFWPRRRELIALLSERPGRAWATAAFCVPINQAFFLSGTKLAPTSHVGFLYATCPAVVLVLAWLLGMERLKPVRVAGILVTVLGMAIITWGGLKDVSSAGLESLLVGDLLLMGAVVSWAAYMLCSKSLIESHGAFPTLISTFLLGALLCLPFTLAASWDTQMLRAVSWTAWAGMIHLTVVVTVVGLALQNLAIRRLETSQVAAVGNLAPILTLIWAVLLFGDAITPQLIVGGTATLVGVFLANRS; encoded by the coding sequence CTGATTTTGCTGGGGATGGCGATCCTCGGTTCCACCACCGCGCCCGCGGCGAAGTTGGCGGTCGCCGAGATTCCGTTGACCGTCCTGCCAGTGATTCGATTCGGCGCTGCTGGATTGCTGCTTTTGGTCTGGTTTTGGCCACGCCGCCGCGAACTGATCGCCCTGCTGAGCGAGCGGCCGGGACGCGCTTGGGCAACCGCTGCGTTCTGCGTGCCGATCAACCAAGCCTTCTTTCTCAGTGGGACCAAGCTGGCTCCCACCTCACATGTCGGTTTCCTCTACGCCACGTGTCCCGCGGTGGTTTTGGTCTTAGCCTGGCTGTTGGGGATGGAGCGACTCAAACCGGTGCGGGTCGCAGGCATCTTGGTCACCGTTTTGGGGATGGCGATCATCACGTGGGGCGGTCTCAAGGATGTCTCCTCGGCGGGTCTGGAATCACTCCTCGTGGGCGATCTCCTTTTGATGGGGGCCGTCGTTTCCTGGGCCGCCTATATGCTTTGCAGTAAGTCGCTCATCGAGTCCCACGGCGCGTTTCCCACCCTGATTTCGACATTTTTGCTTGGCGCGTTGCTGTGCCTGCCGTTCACACTGGCCGCATCTTGGGACACTCAGATGCTGAGGGCCGTCTCTTGGACCGCCTGGGCAGGCATGATCCATTTGACGGTGGTGGTGACGGTCGTTGGTCTGGCGTTGCAAAATCTGGCGATTCGTCGGTTGGAGACCAGTCAAGTGGCCGCCGTGGGCAACCTTGCCCCGATTCTGACGCTGATCTGGGCGGTGTTGCTTTTTGGCGACGCCATCACGCCTCAACTCATCGTGGGCGGAACGGCCACCCTGGTTGGCGTCTTTCTAGCCAACCGGTCCTGA
- the fae gene encoding formaldehyde-activating enzyme — translation MADHTLLVGEALVGEGNEVAHIDLMIGTKTGPVGMAFANALANQSHGHTNLLAVLEPNLPVKPSTVMITKVTIKNLDQAGLMFGPAQYAVAKAVADCVADGTIPQSAAEDLVIVCGVFIHPQASDKKKILDYNYEATKLSIQRAFKGEPSAADVIAKKETAQHPFAS, via the coding sequence ATGGCCGATCACACCCTGCTTGTCGGCGAGGCGCTGGTGGGTGAAGGTAACGAAGTGGCTCATATCGATCTGATGATCGGCACCAAGACCGGACCGGTCGGCATGGCGTTCGCCAACGCTCTGGCCAACCAGTCGCATGGTCACACAAACCTGCTGGCCGTTTTAGAACCCAACCTGCCGGTCAAACCCTCGACCGTCATGATCACCAAGGTGACCATCAAGAACCTGGACCAGGCGGGACTGATGTTCGGACCGGCTCAGTACGCCGTGGCCAAAGCAGTGGCCGACTGCGTCGCCGACGGCACCATCCCGCAATCCGCCGCCGAGGACCTGGTCATCGTCTGCGGCGTGTTCATTCACCCCCAGGCATCCGATAAGAAGAAAATCCTCGATTACAACTACGAAGCCACCAAGCTATCGATCCAACGCGCCTTCAAGGGGGAACCCTCCGCGGCTGACGTGATCGCCAAGAAGGAAACCGCTCAACATCCGTTTGCATCTTAA
- a CDS encoding TIGR01777 family oxidoreductase — protein MTPAVLDSPAASPSTQVTSRRVLVLGGSGLIGRGIVNILKIRGDQPVILSRDPEAARRRFGSSQANGVATTQLEWVQGDPTQEGPWTEEVARADAVINLVGHPVFPSGPVAFLSQRWNQATKNLIRSSRVESTRLVSQAIARARETRGQGPAVWVQASAIGYYGPTGDAELDESAPPGSDFLAEVCVEWERMTETARSQGVRVVVVRVGVVLEPTGGALSVMVPLFRWIPGAAAPVGGLPGYNPLLPSNGAQWLSWIHHRDIVALFLWALDHPELTGPLNGTAPKPVRNAEFTRELAAVLKRPALPIGPPKALMRLLLGEGADVIATGQRVLPRRALEGGFAFAFPDLKPALEDFFRPRSNR, from the coding sequence ATGACGCCAGCCGTCCTCGATTCGCCGGCCGCCTCTCCTTCAACCCAGGTGACGTCTCGGCGTGTGCTGGTTTTAGGCGGCTCCGGCCTGATTGGGCGTGGGATTGTGAACATACTCAAGATCCGGGGCGACCAACCGGTGATCCTTTCGCGCGATCCCGAGGCGGCTCGCCGGCGTTTCGGTTCATCCCAGGCAAACGGCGTCGCCACAACTCAACTGGAATGGGTTCAGGGCGATCCCACCCAAGAAGGACCGTGGACCGAGGAGGTCGCGCGGGCCGACGCCGTGATCAACCTCGTAGGACATCCCGTGTTTCCCTCTGGTCCGGTCGCGTTTCTCTCCCAACGATGGAACCAAGCCACCAAGAACTTGATCCGCTCAAGTCGTGTCGAATCCACCCGATTGGTGTCCCAAGCCATCGCTCGAGCCCGCGAGACGCGCGGCCAGGGTCCGGCGGTCTGGGTCCAGGCGTCAGCGATTGGCTATTACGGACCCACCGGGGACGCTGAACTCGACGAATCCGCGCCGCCGGGTTCCGACTTCCTCGCAGAGGTTTGCGTGGAGTGGGAGCGGATGACCGAAACGGCTCGCTCCCAGGGGGTCCGAGTGGTGGTGGTTCGGGTCGGCGTCGTCCTGGAGCCGACCGGCGGCGCACTGTCGGTCATGGTTCCATTGTTCCGGTGGATTCCCGGCGCGGCGGCTCCTGTAGGTGGTCTCCCTGGATACAACCCGCTCTTGCCCAGCAATGGGGCGCAGTGGCTGAGCTGGATCCATCACCGCGACATCGTCGCCTTGTTCCTGTGGGCCCTGGATCATCCCGAACTCACCGGTCCCCTCAACGGTACCGCGCCAAAGCCTGTCCGCAACGCCGAGTTCACCCGGGAACTGGCGGCGGTCCTCAAGCGGCCCGCCTTGCCGATCGGTCCTCCCAAGGCGCTGATGAGGTTGCTTCTGGGCGAGGGGGCCGACGTCATCGCCACTGGTCAAAGGGTGTTGCCCCGTCGCGCGCTCGAAGGTGGTTTCGCGTTTGCCTTCCCCGATCTGAAACCAGCGCTGGAAGATTTCTTCCGTCCCCGCTCGAACCGTTGA
- a CDS encoding winged helix-turn-helix domain-containing protein, producing MSNPRLRPAAGTPGRYSYDGLDRILHEKARLGIMTCLLTRPQGLLFNELKHLCALTDGNLSRHLDVLREAGLIEIHKAFQARRPQTTVTLTPFGRQRFRDYLDELERVIRDAQTCPAADPRTQPAPTGTSWLPI from the coding sequence ATGTCTAACCCCAGGCTCCGCCCCGCGGCCGGGACGCCGGGACGCTACAGCTACGACGGGCTGGATCGGATTCTGCACGAGAAAGCCCGCCTTGGGATCATGACCTGCTTACTCACCCGACCTCAAGGTCTCCTCTTCAACGAACTCAAGCACCTCTGCGCCTTGACCGATGGCAACCTGAGCCGTCACCTCGACGTGCTGCGCGAGGCGGGGCTGATCGAAATTCACAAGGCATTTCAGGCGCGCCGTCCTCAAACCACGGTCACGCTGACCCCCTTCGGACGTCAACGGTTCCGCGACTATCTTGACGAACTGGAGCGCGTAATCCGAGACGCTCAAACTTGCCCGGCTGCCGATCCCCGGACCCAGCCGGCTCCCACCGGAACCAGCTGGTTGCCAATCTAA
- a CDS encoding tRNA modification GTPase, whose amino-acid sequence MSAREVGDFEDTIAAISSPHGPAARGILRISGPRAWSVALARFTPRAHVGDPVGATSTVSWTPGVHAGWFHALEIATPIPAELTLGRAPRTFTGQDLAEWHLPGSEPLLNAALETILTENVDVSSELVAPNLGEFSNPEATQAFSTRRGRVRSARPGEFTLRAYLAGKLDLIQAEAVWEVVHATTPQRLRAALDRLAGGLGSPLLETRSDLLDVLAIIEANLDFVDEADVDPVELAQLVAVLDHQRERLRQLLERGRARERDGRVPRVVIVGAPNAGKSCLFNALLGSDRALVSPVVGTTRDYLAEPLQLPADESDPASEPFVVELIDTAGDERLETLWDTDPPPHSEPRPAPLESIRHQADAARRSQLEAADLVLRCWAHDAPPTPELIAWRPGPGQDLLEVGTKGDLDQRHCASEHRHHQVLDVITSTATGEGLKELRRLIVRRLADRIQDEDEEAALPARVTEGLRNALAALDRAAWAVAQGRDLELAAVDLAQAINDLGAVVGIEVEDDILDRIFQRFCIGK is encoded by the coding sequence ATGTCGGCGCGAGAGGTGGGCGATTTTGAGGACACCATTGCGGCCATTTCCAGTCCGCATGGACCCGCAGCACGGGGGATTCTGAGGATCAGCGGTCCCCGTGCTTGGTCGGTCGCGCTTGCGCGGTTTACCCCTCGCGCTCACGTGGGAGACCCGGTTGGAGCGACCTCGACCGTGTCCTGGACACCCGGAGTCCACGCCGGTTGGTTTCACGCCCTTGAGATAGCGACCCCGATCCCCGCCGAGTTGACTTTAGGACGTGCTCCCCGCACCTTCACCGGTCAGGATCTCGCCGAGTGGCATCTACCCGGCTCCGAACCTTTGCTCAACGCGGCGCTGGAAACCATCCTGACCGAGAATGTTGACGTCTCGTCTGAGCTGGTCGCTCCGAACCTGGGGGAGTTCTCCAACCCTGAGGCGACTCAAGCCTTCTCCACACGACGCGGCAGGGTTCGGTCCGCCCGTCCCGGCGAGTTTACCCTTCGGGCCTACTTGGCGGGCAAACTCGACCTGATTCAGGCCGAAGCTGTTTGGGAAGTGGTCCACGCAACGACCCCCCAACGTCTCCGCGCGGCGCTTGATCGCCTTGCTGGGGGGCTGGGCAGTCCTCTTCTGGAAACCCGTTCGGACCTTTTGGATGTGTTGGCCATCATCGAAGCGAACCTGGACTTTGTAGACGAAGCCGACGTTGATCCCGTCGAACTCGCTCAGCTGGTGGCAGTGCTGGATCATCAGCGTGAACGCCTGAGGCAACTGCTTGAACGAGGCCGGGCCCGCGAGCGTGACGGGCGGGTCCCCAGGGTTGTGATCGTGGGGGCCCCCAACGCCGGCAAAAGTTGTTTGTTCAACGCCTTGCTTGGCTCCGACCGCGCCCTGGTCTCCCCTGTGGTGGGCACCACCCGCGACTATCTGGCCGAACCTCTCCAACTCCCCGCCGACGAGTCAGATCCTGCTTCCGAACCGTTCGTCGTGGAGCTCATCGACACCGCTGGCGACGAACGCCTCGAAACTCTTTGGGACACCGACCCGCCACCCCACTCCGAGCCGCGACCAGCTCCGCTTGAGTCGATCCGACACCAGGCAGACGCCGCGCGCCGGAGTCAATTGGAGGCCGCCGATCTGGTGTTGAGGTGTTGGGCTCACGACGCTCCGCCTACCCCCGAACTGATCGCTTGGCGACCCGGCCCCGGTCAAGACCTGTTGGAGGTGGGAACCAAAGGTGATCTTGACCAGCGCCATTGCGCGTCGGAGCATCGCCACCACCAGGTTCTCGATGTGATCACCAGCACTGCGACCGGCGAAGGTTTGAAGGAGTTGCGCCGCTTGATTGTGCGTCGTTTGGCGGATCGAATCCAAGATGAGGATGAGGAGGCCGCTTTGCCAGCCCGGGTCACGGAAGGTCTCCGCAACGCGTTGGCTGCCCTCGATCGCGCCGCCTGGGCGGTTGCTCAAGGCCGCGACCTAGAATTGGCCGCCGTTGATCTGGCTCAAGCCATCAACGACTTGGGCGCGGTGGTGGGGATCGAGGTCGAAGACGACATCCTCGACCGAATTTTTCAACGGTTTTGCATCGGGAAATGA
- a CDS encoding MAPEG family protein, which produces MSVLPTGPALVTVLTAILMFGLAFQVGRARIKHRVMPPQMTGPPEFERTLRVQGNTLESSVPFLAVLWVFALTVSQVWATVLGLVWIAARVAYAVGYIRSASGRLPGFMISTLIFLALMLGSLVGLLLDLTRSPSAP; this is translated from the coding sequence ATGAGTGTACTGCCCACCGGACCCGCATTGGTCACGGTTTTGACGGCAATTCTGATGTTTGGCTTGGCGTTTCAAGTGGGACGTGCCCGCATCAAACACCGTGTTATGCCGCCCCAGATGACTGGTCCGCCGGAGTTTGAACGCACCCTAAGGGTTCAGGGCAACACCCTGGAATCGTCCGTGCCGTTTCTGGCGGTCCTCTGGGTCTTTGCGTTAACGGTGAGTCAGGTCTGGGCGACCGTTCTGGGGCTGGTCTGGATCGCGGCTCGGGTTGCCTACGCCGTGGGATACATTCGCAGCGCCTCGGGCCGTTTGCCTGGCTTTATGATCTCGACCCTAATCTTTTTGGCGCTGATGCTAGGTTCGTTGGTAGGATTGCTGCTTGACCTGACGAGGTCACCGTCTGCCCCGTAG
- a CDS encoding lysophospholipid acyltransferase family protein translates to MRDATAIRPSNPPPTPSPSRIIRAYKRGWPRRAVLALMRYKLRTGMHRIYGQGFPRLRDEMAARPQPGVLMMANHSSWWDFFMAAFTFETLGLDGYGMTEHSNLRKFGFFRRIGAYSVDRTDPISVREAIDYTSELLGQPRTAVFFFPQGKIVCNDVRPLEFQGGLRLILQKVGRLRVVPTAFRYDFWQDERPEAFVRLGEVVEVDRAQRATVLDDLRDRLTAELDMLKVDTLTQDPSRFELLLQGGESVHDWWDRTRRRYLAGWNPG, encoded by the coding sequence ATGCGCGACGCGACGGCGATCCGTCCTTCCAATCCGCCACCCACCCCGTCCCCATCGCGAATCATCCGGGCCTATAAGCGGGGATGGCCACGCCGGGCGGTGCTGGCCTTGATGCGTTACAAACTGAGGACGGGGATGCATCGGATTTACGGCCAGGGGTTCCCGCGTCTGCGCGACGAGATGGCCGCCCGGCCCCAACCTGGCGTTCTTATGATGGCCAACCACTCAAGCTGGTGGGATTTTTTCATGGCCGCGTTCACCTTCGAGACCTTGGGTCTCGATGGCTATGGCATGACCGAGCACTCCAACCTGCGCAAGTTTGGCTTCTTCCGACGCATTGGTGCGTATTCGGTCGATCGAACCGACCCGATCAGCGTTCGTGAGGCGATCGACTACACCAGCGAGCTGCTGGGACAGCCTCGAACCGCGGTCTTCTTCTTTCCCCAGGGGAAAATCGTTTGCAACGACGTTCGCCCGTTGGAATTCCAGGGCGGGTTGCGGTTGATCCTCCAAAAAGTGGGACGCCTTCGGGTCGTCCCAACCGCCTTCCGCTACGACTTCTGGCAGGATGAACGGCCCGAGGCGTTCGTTCGCCTGGGCGAGGTGGTCGAGGTAGACCGTGCCCAACGCGCCACGGTGTTGGACGACCTGCGCGATCGTCTCACCGCCGAGTTGGACATGCTCAAGGTGGACACGCTGACCCAGGACCCTTCTCGGTTCGAGCTTTTGCTTCAAGGCGGCGAATCGGTTCATGACTGGTGGGATCGCACCCGCCGTCGTTACCTCGCCGGTTGGAATCCCGGCTAA